Part of the Pseudomonas sp. Leaf58 genome is shown below.
TTACGGTCAACTGCTCGGCCGTCACCCTCAGCCATGAACAGCTACCCAATGAAGTGGAGAACGCTTTGTTCCACGCAGGGCTCGCGCCCCGGCAACTGGAACTGGAGGTGACCGAGAACGCCCTGATGGGCGATATCCAGCGCACGGTCAATTTGCTCAAGCGCGTTCGCGCCTTGGGTGTGGCGCTGTCGATCGATGACTTCGGCACCGGCTACTCGTCGCTGGCCTACCTCAAGCGCCTACCGTTGGATGTGCTGAAGATCGACCGCACTTTCCTGCAAGAGGTGCCGGGTAGCCAGAAAGACCGCGAGATCGTCCAGGCAATTATCGTCATGGCGCATACCCTGCACTTGCAAGTCGTCAGCGAGGGCGTGGAAACCGCCGAACAGGTGAAGTTCCTTGAAACCCACGGCTGCGACTACCTGCAGGGCTACCTGCTGGGCCGCCCCGAGCCGCTGGCCGAACTGCGGCCGCAACTGGAACGGCTGCAACACCAGAGCGGTGTACTTACCCCTTGCTGCGGTACAGTTCGACCAGGGTCGCCGGATCTTTTTGCAGATACCCCTGGCTACCGTGCAGGCGCATCAATTGCGCGGCGAGGCCACTGATCGGCGTCGCCGAGCCTTGCTCGCGGGAGAATTTGACCGCGCCATCGAGATCCTTGAGCAGCGTGCGCACGTGCCACTTGATTGGCTCGAAGCGGCTCTCGGCCATTTGCGGCGCGAGGATTTGCAATGGTTTGGAATCGGCAAAGCCGCCAGCCAGCGCTTCGGCAAGCAGCGTCGCGTCGACCCCGGACTGTTCTGCCATGGCCACCACTTCGGCAATCACCAGGGCATTGCAAGCCACGATCATCTGGTTGCAGGCCTTGGTCACCTGGCCGGCGCCCACCGCGCCCATGTGCGTCACCCGCTGGCCCAGGACTTGTAACACCGGGCGCGCACGCTGCAGGTCGGCCGCCGCGCCACCCACCATAATTGCCAACGTGCCGGCTTCGGCACCGGGCGTGCCACCGGACACCGGGGCGTCGAGCCAGGCCATACCGCACAGCGCCGCCAGTTCGGCGGCCATTTCCCGGGTGGCGGTGGGCTCCAGGCTGGAGAAGTCGATCAGCAACTGGCCGCTATGCCCGCCCTGGGCAATGCCTTGCTCGCCGAACACCACGTCGCGCACCACAGCCGTGTCAGCCAAGCACAACAGCACCATGTCGCTGTCGCGGCACAGTTCGGCAGGGCTGCTGGCCAGGCGTGCGCCGGCGGCCACCAGGGCGGCGCACTTGTCCGGGCTGCGGTTCCACACGGTCAGCGCGTAGCCCGCTGCCAGCAGGCGCCGGCACATGGGCAGGCCCATCAGGCCAATACCCGCGAATCCAAGCGAAGGTAGTGCAGTGCTCATCTAAGACTCCTACTGGATCGAACATTATCCACGCGCGCCAAAACAGTGGGGTATTACGCATCCCGTAAACTGTTACCGCCACGCCGAATTGTTACTTACCTCTACCCGTCATGAACGCCTTCGAGCACCACAACGGGGCCGCTGCGTATTTTCACGCACCAAAAACGATCAAGCCTCTGCGGCGGGCTTGATTTGAATCACGATGAACGGTGAAACCACCACTGCCCAGATCTCTGGATCGCGGCTTTGCAGCACCTGAGCCTGCTCGGCCGTTACCGGCCCGACAGTGCCATCACTACGCCACTTGGCGAAGATCTCGCTGCGATTCTCGGCCATCGCCTCGGCAACGGCAATCAGGTCCAGGCTCTGGTCGACCCAAATCAGGTCACCTTTGGCCCAGAAGCGCTCCAGGGCTTTCCACTCGATGATTGCCGTCTCGCCAAGCAATTTGGCATAGAGGGTGCTTGTTTGATCAGTCATGGGTGATACCCGCAAAAAACAGCCAATAAAAAGGCCGGCATTTTTGCAGAAAAACCCGGTTTCAAATAAGTAATTTGGTCGCTTGGCCCCGAACTTGTGGGATGGGGCCGCAGATGCAGGCAGTTTGATGGCGCTTTTTTGTATCTTTGTGTCGTTCAAGCGACAACCCAGGAAGCAGGCACTTTTCGACCGCTTTTCAAGCGCTCGAACAGCGCTCTACACTGTACCGGTACAGTTCCGGGACATGTCTCGGGGGAAGGTGGGCTTGCGCGTTGGCATGGCCACGCCGCAAATCTCGCCCGGTCTGTAGCCCTGGCCGCCAGGACTATAAGAATTACAACAGAATGAGTGGAGCACTATGATCAAGATTTCCAAGCTGTTCGCCGCAATGGTACTGGCCGGGGTAGCCAGCCATTCGTTTGCCGCCGATACCATCAAGATCGGGATTGCAGGCCCTAAAACCGGCCCTGTGACTCAGTACGGCGACATGCAGTTCATCGGCGCCAAGCAAGCCATCAAGGACATCAACGCCGCGGGCGGCGTCGATGGCAAAATGCTCGAAGCCAAGGAATACGACGACGCGTGCGACCCTAAACAGGCCGTTGCAGTCGCCAACAAAGTGGTCAACGACGGCGTCAAGTTCGTCATCGGCCACCTGTGCTCCAGCTCCACCCAGCCGGCGTCCGACATCTACGAAG
Proteins encoded:
- a CDS encoding NAD(P)-dependent oxidoreductase, translated to MSTALPSLGFAGIGLMGLPMCRRLLAAGYALTVWNRSPDKCAALVAAGARLASSPAELCRDSDMVLLCLADTAVVRDVVFGEQGIAQGGHSGQLLIDFSSLEPTATREMAAELAALCGMAWLDAPVSGGTPGAEAGTLAIMVGGAAADLQRARPVLQVLGQRVTHMGAVGAGQVTKACNQMIVACNALVIAEVVAMAEQSGVDATLLAEALAGGFADSKPLQILAPQMAESRFEPIKWHVRTLLKDLDGAVKFSREQGSATPISGLAAQLMRLHGSQGYLQKDPATLVELYRSKG
- a CDS encoding DUF2288 domain-containing protein, whose protein sequence is MTDQTSTLYAKLLGETAIIEWKALERFWAKGDLIWVDQSLDLIAVAEAMAENRSEIFAKWRSDGTVGPVTAEQAQVLQSRDPEIWAVVVSPFIVIQIKPAAEA